The following proteins are encoded in a genomic region of Verrucomicrobiota bacterium:
- a CDS encoding PQQ-binding-like beta-propeller repeat protein, translating into MKHLLLPFLFSLLWGKAAAAADWPHYLGPNQNTLVSGQADGDELVPIWKAQVGMGCSTFSVVGNRVYTMGNNGQDVSSLFCLDARTGEVLWRGSFRSDSTKKNFGGGGTPFYGGPNSTPAVDGNRVYTVGRFGQVICWDAESGEMVWSWNWTQALPSYSLPQWGYAGSPVVSGERLFVEPGGEGNSVVCLDKKTGQVLWTAGDDEAGYATPVVARIDGRETLLSFNAFGLVGRSLEDGQEFFRYRWKTSYQVNSASPVVVNENQIFLSSGYGTGCVLLQVKGGQVTPLWRNKNLRNKHTVSVFLDGYLYGFDERSLVCLDIRNGDIVWEEKRYRGKGALSMTTENQVFLVSEKGQVALGKVTPQGFQETDSKQTFSEAHSWVMPIYSNGRLFTKDVKGNVVAFAVQ; encoded by the coding sequence ATGAAACATCTCCTTCTCCCTTTTCTTTTCTCCCTGCTTTGGGGGAAAGCGGCGGCGGCGGCCGATTGGCCTCACTACCTCGGACCGAATCAGAACACGCTGGTCTCCGGTCAGGCGGATGGCGATGAGCTGGTCCCCATCTGGAAAGCCCAAGTCGGCATGGGGTGTTCGACCTTTTCCGTGGTGGGCAACCGGGTCTACACCATGGGGAACAATGGACAGGACGTTTCCTCGCTCTTTTGCCTGGACGCACGAACAGGCGAGGTTCTCTGGAGGGGGAGCTTTCGAAGCGATTCCACCAAGAAAAATTTCGGGGGAGGCGGAACGCCCTTTTACGGCGGTCCCAATTCCACGCCAGCCGTGGACGGGAACCGCGTCTACACCGTGGGCCGCTTTGGACAGGTCATTTGCTGGGATGCGGAGAGCGGCGAGATGGTCTGGAGCTGGAATTGGACGCAAGCCTTGCCCTCTTACAGCCTCCCGCAGTGGGGCTACGCGGGATCGCCGGTCGTGTCGGGGGAACGGCTCTTTGTCGAGCCCGGCGGGGAGGGCAACTCGGTCGTCTGTCTCGACAAGAAGACGGGCCAGGTTCTCTGGACGGCGGGGGACGATGAAGCGGGCTACGCCACGCCCGTCGTGGCGAGGATTGACGGAAGAGAAACCCTTTTGAGCTTCAATGCCTTCGGTTTGGTGGGGCGTTCCTTGGAGGACGGCCAGGAGTTTTTCCGCTATCGCTGGAAGACCAGCTACCAGGTGAATTCGGCCTCCCCGGTGGTCGTGAATGAGAACCAGATCTTTCTTTCCTCAGGCTACGGAACCGGTTGCGTCCTCCTCCAAGTGAAGGGCGGCCAGGTGACGCCTCTCTGGCGAAACAAGAACCTCCGCAACAAGCACACCGTTTCGGTCTTTTTGGATGGCTATCTCTACGGCTTCGACGAACGCTCTCTGGTCTGCCTCGATATTCGCAACGGGGACATCGTGTGGGAAGAAAAGCGGTATCGCGGCAAAGGCGCCCTCTCGATGACCACCGAAAACCAAGTATTTCTCGTTTCGGAAAAAGGCCAAGTGGCTCTTGGAAAAGTCACGCCCCAAGGCTTCCAAGAGACCGATTCCAAACAGACCTTTAGTGAGGCGCATAGTTGGGTCATGCCGATTTACTCTAATGGCCGACTCTTCACCAAGGACGTGAAGGGCAATGTGGTGGCCTTCGCCGTCCAGTGA
- a CDS encoding alpha/beta fold hydrolase yields MPSPTPPRTETILFVHGIWDTGRVWGRFARRAEEAGFRTLCPSFTASSGKEPLAGFVDQVRAMILQERPKHLIGFSLGGVVSRAALGDPEVADSLATFLTISAPHRGSWGAFFFRQGRGYRQLRPGSDFLKALPEPPDSLSVESYWTALDLMILPSYYTYWKGQRNRHFWKVLHPWMLTDRRVQAAALRHLAKGGRS; encoded by the coding sequence ATGCCGTCCCCCACGCCCCCACGGACCGAAACCATCCTCTTCGTCCACGGCATCTGGGACACCGGAAGGGTCTGGGGAAGGTTTGCTCGTCGGGCCGAGGAAGCTGGATTTCGCACTCTCTGCCCGAGTTTTACGGCCAGTTCCGGAAAGGAACCGCTGGCAGGCTTTGTGGATCAGGTCCGCGCCATGATTCTGCAAGAGCGCCCCAAGCATCTCATCGGTTTCAGCCTGGGTGGGGTGGTCAGCCGCGCCGCTTTGGGCGACCCGGAGGTCGCCGACAGCCTGGCCACCTTTCTCACTATCTCGGCCCCTCATCGTGGCAGTTGGGGGGCGTTCTTTTTTCGCCAAGGGAGGGGCTACCGACAGTTGCGACCCGGGAGCGATTTCCTCAAGGCTTTGCCAGAGCCTCCCGACTCGCTCTCAGTGGAGAGCTACTGGACGGCGCTCGATCTCATGATTCTTCCCAGCTATTACACCTATTGGAAAGGCCAGCGAAATCGGCATTTCTGGAAGGTTCTCCACCCCTGGATGCTGACCGATCGCCGGGTGCAAGCAGCGGCCCTTCGTCACTTGGCGAAAGGGGGGCGAAGCTGA
- the aspS gene encoding aspartate--tRNA ligase, protein MYRTHHCNQLRADQVGEEALLVGWVRSARDHGGVIFIDLRDREGLTQVVFRPEASAEAAKLSHSLREEDVVQVRGRVERRLEGTTNEKLLTGEIEIVASELVVINKAQVLPFQLDKELSNEDLRIKYRYLDLRRERLGRNLRLRHRISKSLRDGLDAHGFTEVETPVLSKSTPEGARDFLVPARLNPGKFYALPQAPQQYKQLLMVAGVERYFQIARCFRDEDLRADRQPEFTQVDLEASFITQEEIYALIEELLGGVFPGTPAGFPRLTWEEAMNRYGSDKPDTRFGCELVDVTEDLKDCEFRVFSGAVAQGGVVKAINAKGFAEISTGQIEKLTKTAQEAGAKGLAYIQARGSDRSTWRSPFVKRMTEDEVEALRRKLDIEPGDLILFGADKWESVCEVLGRIRLEVAELQQLLEGNRDLHFLWVTDFPLLSFDEAEQRWFAVHHPFTRPHPEDVEKLKAGQYQGIRACAYDVVLNGYELGGGSLRIHESELQQAMFRALGIDEATQKEEFGHLLEAFSYGAPPHGGIALGLDRIVMLAAGEDSIREVMAFPKNNKGMDLMTESPAEIDFKTLRELYLKSTYQEKKERAAAG, encoded by the coding sequence ATGTATCGCACACATCACTGCAACCAACTCCGCGCCGACCAAGTGGGCGAGGAGGCTTTGCTCGTTGGCTGGGTCCGCTCCGCGCGGGACCATGGCGGCGTCATTTTCATCGACCTCCGAGATCGCGAAGGCTTGACCCAAGTGGTCTTTCGTCCGGAGGCCAGCGCGGAAGCCGCCAAATTGAGCCATTCCCTCCGAGAGGAGGATGTCGTGCAAGTGCGGGGGCGGGTCGAGAGACGCCTGGAGGGCACTACCAACGAAAAATTGCTCACGGGAGAAATTGAAATCGTGGCCAGCGAGCTGGTCGTCATCAACAAAGCCCAGGTCCTGCCTTTTCAGCTGGACAAGGAACTGTCGAATGAAGACCTCCGCATCAAGTATCGTTACCTCGATCTACGACGGGAGCGCCTGGGCCGAAACCTGCGGCTCCGCCATCGGATTTCAAAAAGCCTGCGCGATGGCTTGGATGCGCACGGCTTCACGGAAGTGGAGACGCCCGTTTTGAGCAAGAGCACGCCCGAGGGCGCGCGCGATTTCCTGGTGCCCGCCCGCCTCAATCCCGGCAAGTTCTACGCCCTCCCGCAGGCCCCCCAGCAATACAAGCAGCTCCTGATGGTGGCGGGTGTGGAACGCTACTTCCAGATCGCCCGATGTTTTCGAGACGAGGATCTTCGCGCTGATCGACAGCCGGAGTTCACGCAAGTGGACCTGGAGGCCTCTTTCATCACGCAGGAGGAAATCTACGCGCTCATCGAAGAACTCTTGGGCGGAGTCTTCCCGGGGACGCCAGCGGGGTTCCCTCGCCTCACCTGGGAGGAGGCCATGAATCGTTATGGCAGCGACAAGCCGGATACCCGCTTTGGATGCGAGTTGGTGGATGTGACCGAGGATCTCAAGGACTGCGAGTTCCGAGTTTTCTCGGGTGCGGTCGCCCAGGGAGGCGTTGTCAAAGCCATCAACGCCAAAGGTTTTGCCGAAATCTCGACCGGCCAAATCGAGAAACTCACCAAGACCGCGCAAGAAGCAGGTGCCAAAGGGCTCGCTTACATCCAAGCCCGCGGGAGCGACCGGTCCACTTGGCGGTCGCCCTTTGTGAAACGGATGACCGAGGACGAAGTGGAGGCCCTGCGGCGTAAGCTCGACATCGAACCGGGCGACCTCATCCTCTTTGGCGCGGACAAGTGGGAAAGCGTCTGTGAGGTCTTGGGTCGCATCCGTTTGGAAGTGGCCGAGCTGCAACAGCTCCTGGAGGGCAACCGCGACTTGCATTTTCTGTGGGTGACCGATTTCCCGCTCCTGAGCTTCGACGAAGCGGAGCAGCGCTGGTTTGCGGTGCACCATCCCTTCACCCGCCCTCACCCTGAGGACGTCGAGAAGCTCAAGGCGGGCCAATACCAAGGCATCCGCGCCTGCGCCTACGACGTCGTCCTCAATGGCTACGAGCTGGGCGGCGGCTCCTTGCGAATCCATGAAAGTGAGCTCCAACAAGCCATGTTCCGCGCACTGGGAATCGATGAGGCGACGCAAAAGGAGGAGTTTGGCCATCTGCTGGAAGCCTTCAGCTACGGGGCCCCTCCTCACGGCGGAATCGCTCTCGGCTTGGATCGCATCGTGATGTTGGCAGCCGGGGAGGACAGCATCCGCGAGGTCATGGCCTTTCCCAAGAACAACAAGGGCATGGATCTCATGACGGAGAGCCCCGCCGAAATCGATTTCAAAACCCTGCGTGAGCTTTACCTCAAGTCGACCTACCAAGAGAAAAAAGAGCGGGCTGCGGCCGGGTAA
- the hisS gene encoding histidine--tRNA ligase, producing MDSALQCLPGFREFAPEDCAKRNYLFATWREVARRYGFVEWEGPVLEPTDLFRKKSGQEVVGQLFHFVDRGEREVALRPELTPSLARLAAMRERHYRKPLKWFELGPCYRYEKPQKGRGREFYQYNVDLLGEAGPEADAELIALAIDVLRELGFGPEDFQVRLSDRDAWVRFAAARGVEEKKVSEFLQIIDKLERERPEVTQEKLVALGIEPTEVEAFLQTPPEENSALSSIVADLEARGLGDFAVIDRSIVRGLAYYTGTVFELFDRKHGLRAIAGGGRYDHLIEMLSDGKSQIPAVGLGMGDMVLQEFIEAVPAARKKREAWLQVERPIEVQVLLADPAQRSAALSLLQTLRNAGLGADLCFGSPKLGKQFQAAEAAGAKFGVLIGSEYPSLQVKNLRDRSQIDTTSDHLLATLTDLLLKSPD from the coding sequence ATGGATTCCGCCCTGCAATGCTTGCCAGGCTTCCGCGAGTTCGCTCCCGAAGACTGTGCCAAACGCAATTACCTTTTCGCCACCTGGCGGGAGGTCGCCCGCCGGTATGGCTTTGTGGAGTGGGAGGGACCGGTGCTGGAACCGACCGATCTCTTTCGCAAGAAAAGCGGCCAGGAAGTGGTGGGCCAGCTCTTTCACTTCGTGGACCGAGGCGAGCGGGAAGTGGCCCTGCGCCCCGAACTGACTCCCAGCTTGGCTCGGCTGGCCGCGATGCGGGAGCGCCACTACCGCAAGCCCCTCAAGTGGTTCGAGCTCGGGCCGTGCTACCGCTATGAGAAGCCGCAAAAGGGAAGGGGCCGGGAGTTTTACCAGTATAACGTCGATTTACTGGGCGAAGCGGGTCCGGAAGCCGATGCGGAGTTGATTGCCTTGGCCATCGATGTTCTGCGCGAACTCGGCTTCGGCCCGGAGGATTTCCAAGTGCGCCTGAGTGATCGGGATGCTTGGGTCCGATTCGCCGCTGCCCGGGGAGTGGAGGAGAAAAAAGTGAGCGAGTTCCTCCAAATCATCGACAAGCTGGAGCGGGAGCGACCCGAGGTCACGCAGGAGAAATTGGTGGCCCTCGGGATCGAGCCGACTGAAGTCGAGGCCTTTTTGCAAACGCCGCCTGAAGAGAACAGCGCTTTGTCCTCGATCGTGGCGGACTTGGAAGCGCGTGGGCTAGGGGACTTCGCCGTCATTGACCGGAGCATCGTCCGGGGGCTGGCCTACTACACCGGAACGGTTTTCGAATTGTTCGACCGGAAACACGGTCTCCGCGCCATCGCCGGGGGGGGTCGCTACGACCATCTCATTGAGATGCTGAGCGATGGAAAGTCCCAGATCCCGGCAGTCGGCCTCGGCATGGGGGATATGGTCCTCCAGGAATTTATCGAAGCGGTCCCGGCCGCCCGGAAAAAGCGGGAGGCCTGGTTGCAAGTCGAGCGCCCGATCGAGGTGCAGGTGCTCTTGGCCGACCCCGCCCAGCGATCGGCCGCCCTCTCGCTCTTGCAGACCTTGCGAAACGCAGGCCTGGGGGCCGATCTCTGCTTCGGCTCTCCTAAGCTGGGCAAGCAGTTCCAAGCGGCCGAGGCAGCCGGAGCCAAGTTCGGAGTGCTCATCGGAAGCGAGTATCCCTCCCTCCAGGTGAAAAACCTGCGCGACCGCTCTCAAATCGACACCACCAGCGACCATCTTCTGGCAACCCTGACCGATCTCCTGCTGAAGTCTCCCGACTGA
- the recF gene encoding DNA replication and repair protein RecF (All proteins in this family for which functions are known are DNA-binding proteins that assist the filamentation of RecA onto DNA for the initiation of recombination or recombinational repair.) has protein sequence MLHSLHIRQFRCLQEVKLELPPARPVAFLGANAQGKTSILEAVCVLLRLQSPRSRRLGDCIRLGQAAASVEGQTEKHRLVVGLAPKSRRLRVDGQVHTRGADYLAESGLVVWMGNDDRDLIRGGAENRRRYLDFLASQVEPGYREALRAYERALRARNFLLKRDAQPRWDQIDAYGQVLAEHGRILTRTRSQLIDALTPHAQAAQQHLSAAQEALALRYENASGEDLASSFELVRDQEAKKRSTLVGPHRDDLTLGLNGLPAAEFASEGQQRSLAIALKLAQATLLKERHQTSPILLIDDVFGELDPERRNALLEHLPPDSQKLITSTTIDWMDDTRNENLVRYRLDSGSICPATK, from the coding sequence TTGCTCCACTCCCTCCACATCCGCCAATTTCGCTGTCTCCAAGAAGTGAAGCTGGAACTCCCCCCTGCTCGGCCGGTGGCTTTTCTCGGTGCCAATGCCCAGGGCAAGACCTCCATCTTGGAAGCGGTTTGCGTGCTGCTGCGCCTGCAATCGCCTCGATCTCGTCGGCTGGGCGACTGCATCCGCCTGGGACAAGCCGCCGCCAGCGTCGAAGGCCAGACCGAGAAGCATCGCCTGGTGGTCGGCCTAGCACCCAAGAGCCGACGCTTGCGGGTGGATGGACAAGTGCACACCCGCGGAGCCGACTACTTGGCCGAGAGCGGTCTCGTCGTCTGGATGGGGAATGACGATCGCGACCTCATCCGCGGCGGAGCCGAGAACCGGCGCCGCTATCTGGATTTCCTGGCCTCCCAGGTGGAACCCGGCTACCGCGAAGCCCTGCGGGCTTACGAACGGGCCCTCCGCGCCCGCAATTTTCTCCTCAAACGCGATGCCCAGCCACGCTGGGACCAAATCGACGCCTACGGACAAGTCCTGGCCGAGCACGGCCGGATCTTGACCCGCACCCGCAGCCAACTGATCGACGCCCTCACCCCCCATGCCCAAGCAGCCCAGCAGCACCTGAGCGCGGCCCAAGAAGCGCTCGCGCTGCGCTACGAAAACGCGAGCGGTGAAGACCTCGCCAGCTCTTTCGAGCTGGTTCGCGATCAGGAAGCCAAGAAGCGAAGCACCCTGGTGGGTCCCCACCGGGATGATCTCACCCTGGGGCTCAATGGCCTGCCTGCTGCCGAGTTCGCTTCGGAAGGCCAACAGCGCAGCCTGGCCATCGCTCTCAAGCTGGCGCAAGCCACTCTCTTGAAAGAAAGGCACCAAACGTCCCCCATCCTGCTGATCGACGACGTCTTCGGCGAGCTCGACCCTGAACGCCGCAATGCGCTTTTGGAACATCTGCCCCCCGACTCCCAAAAGCTCATCACCAGCACCACCATCGACTGGATGGATGACACGAGAAACGAAAACCTGGTCCGCTATCGACTGGACTCAGGAAGCATCTGCCCGGCTACCAAATGA
- a CDS encoding 2-hydroxyacid dehydrogenase — protein sequence MNTAVFSTKPYDRSSLEAASELRHQLRFFENRLRPETAKLAEDCPAICAFVNDDLSAETLAALAQQGVRWIAMRCAGFNNVDLPAAAAAGIRLARVPAYSPHAVAEHALALLLALNRRIHKAYQRVKEGNFTLHGLMGFDLHGKTIGVIGTGKIGEIFIQLLSGFGCRVLAHDPFENEAVKALGAEYVPLATLLDQSDVLSLHCPLLPQTHHLIDHQALEQVKPGLILLNTSRGALVDAQALIEALKSGKLGGVALDVYEEEAGLFFEDHSHHVITDDVLMRLTTFPNVLITSHQAFLTEEALRNIAETTVHNLDQFEQGGPLDHEVSG from the coding sequence ATGAACACCGCCGTCTTCAGCACCAAACCGTATGACCGCAGTTCGCTCGAAGCCGCGAGCGAACTACGCCACCAGCTCCGTTTTTTTGAGAATCGTCTCCGACCCGAGACCGCCAAGCTGGCCGAGGACTGCCCCGCCATCTGCGCCTTCGTGAACGATGATCTCTCGGCCGAAACGCTGGCCGCGCTGGCCCAGCAGGGCGTGCGTTGGATCGCCATGCGCTGCGCTGGGTTCAACAACGTCGATCTGCCCGCGGCCGCCGCCGCCGGCATCCGCCTAGCCCGGGTTCCCGCCTACTCTCCCCATGCCGTGGCCGAACACGCCCTCGCCCTTCTGCTGGCTCTCAACCGTCGCATCCACAAAGCCTACCAGCGAGTCAAAGAAGGCAATTTCACTCTCCATGGCTTGATGGGCTTTGACCTCCACGGCAAAACCATTGGCGTCATTGGCACCGGGAAAATCGGCGAGATCTTCATCCAGCTTCTGAGCGGCTTTGGTTGCCGCGTCTTGGCCCATGACCCTTTTGAAAACGAAGCGGTCAAAGCCCTCGGCGCGGAATATGTCCCGCTCGCCACGCTCCTGGACCAGTCGGACGTCCTCTCCCTGCACTGCCCGCTTCTCCCGCAGACTCATCACCTCATCGACCACCAGGCTCTCGAACAGGTCAAGCCCGGCCTCATCCTCCTGAACACCTCACGGGGCGCGCTCGTGGATGCGCAGGCCCTCATCGAGGCCCTCAAATCCGGCAAGCTGGGCGGCGTCGCCCTCGATGTCTACGAAGAGGAAGCTGGCCTCTTCTTCGAAGACCACTCCCACCACGTCATCACCGATGACGTCCTCATGCGACTCACCACCTTCCCGAACGTCCTCATCACCTCGCACCAAGCGTTTCTCACCGAAGAAGCCTTGCGCAACATCGCCGAAACCACCGTCCACAATCTCGACCAATTCGAGCAGGGCGGGCCTCTCGATCACGAAGTCAGCGGTTGA
- a CDS encoding MATE family efflux transporter has protein sequence MLSFASLLRESRATVLLALPLVAGQLSQMLMGVADTLMIGRLGVVPLAASTFANTLLYLPLMCGIGMSIAVSIKVSQARGAQEPVAARAALRHGVYVAVALGALTLLAAWLLLPVMPVFRQEPEVLRAVPHYFLLVAGSMAFAMASMAIKSHADAMNRPWPVFWILLGSVLFNVLLNWIFIYGNWGAPQWGLEGAGLATLLARVSGLMVMIWWCKRRPDLREWVPYRWLRRPDWVAVRSLLKTGFPASMQLLAEVSAFVAATLVIGTLSKEALASHQVAISCVATVFMIPLGISMALTVRVGEVWGAKRPERIRPMVMSGWLLATGVSLLSMTAFLSFNDAMAGWFLKEPEARSVAASLLLVAAAFQLSDSLQILSSGALRGLDDVAIPAWIAFGAYWVISLPLGWVLTFPLGLGVSGMWWGITVGLTVTAVALGRRIWRKGGLG, from the coding sequence ATGCTTTCTTTCGCCTCCTTGCTACGCGAGTCCCGCGCGACCGTCCTGCTCGCGCTGCCTTTGGTGGCCGGTCAGCTCAGCCAGATGCTGATGGGGGTGGCGGACACGCTGATGATTGGTCGGCTCGGAGTGGTGCCGTTGGCGGCTTCCACTTTTGCCAATACTTTGCTGTATCTTCCTCTGATGTGCGGCATCGGGATGTCGATCGCCGTTTCCATCAAGGTTTCTCAAGCACGCGGGGCCCAAGAGCCTGTGGCAGCCCGGGCCGCTTTGCGACATGGGGTCTATGTAGCGGTGGCGTTAGGAGCCTTGACGCTTTTGGCTGCTTGGCTCTTGCTGCCGGTGATGCCGGTCTTTCGGCAAGAGCCCGAGGTGCTGCGGGCGGTCCCGCACTACTTTCTTTTGGTGGCGGGTTCCATGGCCTTTGCCATGGCTTCCATGGCCATCAAGAGCCACGCCGATGCCATGAATCGACCTTGGCCGGTCTTTTGGATTCTTCTGGGAAGCGTGCTGTTCAATGTCTTGCTGAACTGGATTTTTATTTACGGCAACTGGGGGGCGCCGCAGTGGGGTCTAGAGGGTGCGGGCTTGGCGACCCTGTTGGCGCGGGTCTCTGGATTGATGGTGATGATCTGGTGGTGCAAGCGACGGCCGGATTTGCGCGAGTGGGTGCCGTATCGCTGGCTGCGACGGCCGGATTGGGTAGCGGTCCGCAGTCTTTTGAAAACGGGCTTTCCGGCTAGCATGCAACTCTTGGCTGAGGTGAGTGCGTTTGTGGCGGCCACGCTGGTCATTGGGACCTTGAGCAAGGAGGCGCTCGCCTCTCACCAAGTGGCCATCAGTTGTGTCGCGACGGTTTTTATGATTCCCCTCGGCATTTCCATGGCGTTGACGGTCCGGGTGGGCGAGGTCTGGGGAGCCAAGAGGCCCGAGCGGATCCGGCCCATGGTCATGAGTGGTTGGCTGCTGGCGACCGGGGTGTCTCTTTTGAGTATGACGGCTTTCTTGTCGTTCAATGATGCCATGGCCGGCTGGTTTTTGAAGGAGCCTGAGGCCCGCTCTGTGGCGGCGAGCTTGCTGCTGGTGGCGGCGGCCTTCCAACTGAGCGATTCGCTTCAGATTCTGTCCTCTGGCGCGCTGCGGGGGTTGGATGACGTGGCGATTCCGGCTTGGATCGCCTTTGGTGCCTATTGGGTCATTTCTCTGCCCTTGGGGTGGGTGCTGACGTTTCCTCTCGGCTTAGGCGTGTCCGGAATGTGGTGGGGGATTACGGTCGGGCTGACGGTGACGGCGGTGGCTTTGGGGCGGCGGATTTGGCGGAAGGGAGGCCTTGGCTAA
- a CDS encoding alpha/beta fold hydrolase: MTLSFFAAQGGEVPVILCQPADKPAERGEILREQLAERGIDLPAYGEIRGTLVLLHGRKGRKEDLLPVAERFVAVGYRCLLPDLPAHGESPLRRVRFGADPQEAALPMAVLQEAQERFHWEFGPKGLWGMSMGGAFAIHAMGQWEARIVVASFADLEEVAEEFCRKWAGPAGPLASHLALSLASMRGDFDYRSVKPRESARRIKSPTLVAHGTEDELLSLAEGMRLYRAVGAPQKRWLAVPDGGHDDVLITPMELYAEMAMWYATHL, encoded by the coding sequence ATGACGCTTTCTTTTTTTGCCGCCCAGGGAGGCGAGGTGCCCGTGATCTTATGTCAACCCGCCGACAAGCCTGCCGAGCGAGGAGAAATTCTTCGAGAACAGTTGGCTGAACGTGGCATTGATTTGCCTGCGTATGGAGAGATTCGAGGCACCTTGGTTTTGCTTCACGGACGCAAGGGCCGAAAGGAGGATTTGCTTCCCGTCGCCGAACGATTTGTCGCGGTCGGTTATCGCTGCCTCTTGCCTGATTTGCCTGCCCATGGAGAAAGTCCTCTGAGACGAGTTCGGTTTGGAGCCGACCCCCAGGAAGCGGCTTTGCCCATGGCAGTTTTGCAGGAGGCACAGGAGCGCTTTCACTGGGAATTCGGGCCGAAAGGGCTCTGGGGAATGTCGATGGGAGGAGCCTTCGCCATCCATGCGATGGGCCAGTGGGAGGCTCGAATCGTCGTGGCGTCTTTCGCCGATTTGGAAGAGGTGGCTGAAGAGTTTTGCCGGAAGTGGGCCGGTCCTGCGGGGCCGCTGGCAAGTCATTTGGCTCTTTCGTTGGCTTCCATGCGAGGAGACTTCGACTACCGCAGCGTCAAGCCGAGGGAGTCAGCACGCAGGATCAAATCGCCGACTTTGGTGGCCCATGGAACGGAGGATGAATTGTTGTCTTTGGCGGAGGGCATGCGGCTTTACCGCGCAGTGGGAGCTCCTCAGAAGCGGTGGTTGGCGGTGCCTGATGGAGGGCATGATGATGTCTTGATCACGCCGATGGAACTCTATGCCGAAATGGCGATGTGGTATGCAACCCATTTGTGA
- a CDS encoding PEP-CTERM sorting domain-containing protein (PEP-CTERM proteins occur, often in large numbers, in the proteomes of bacteria that also encode an exosortase, a predicted intramembrane cysteine proteinase. The presence of a PEP-CTERM domain at a protein's C-terminus predicts cleavage within the sorting domain, followed by covalent anchoring to some some component of the (usually Gram-negative) cell surface. Many PEP-CTERM proteins exhibit an unusual sequence composition that includes large numbers of potential glycosylation sites. Expression of one such protein has been shown restore the ability of a bacterium to form floc, a type of biofilm.), with translation MNPFRSTSCLVGVLLAVSSLIGQSAVVFSFGNGGDGPSGSDTSITFNATGGITVNGTTEVGNDPTGDLSQPGDFGTIVVTYTSIADDDAGTDFNGPDTDFDPATFLGGDVTNDFVTNSAGLGISDGTDNAGLQVGEAVLVQFDLSAYTGPGLLLVSFLEDANDGRTLDLHYNDAPGSGVFVGGGTNDAADIVNFQLSDGDLFAFVNPNTNASRLTQFTLDVIPEPSSGLLLGFGVLLLSGFRRRRTAG, from the coding sequence ATGAATCCTTTTCGCTCTACTTCTTGCCTGGTCGGTGTCCTGCTAGCGGTTTCCTCTTTGATTGGTCAGTCGGCTGTCGTTTTTAGTTTCGGGAACGGAGGGGATGGGCCGTCCGGTTCGGACACCAGCATCACTTTCAATGCGACGGGAGGGATCACCGTCAATGGCACCACAGAAGTGGGGAATGATCCCACCGGGGATCTGTCGCAACCCGGTGACTTTGGCACCATCGTTGTGACCTACACCTCAATCGCCGATGACGACGCCGGAACCGATTTCAATGGTCCCGACACCGACTTTGACCCGGCGACCTTTTTAGGTGGAGATGTAACCAATGATTTCGTCACGAATAGTGCTGGTCTTGGCATTAGTGATGGAACTGATAATGCAGGGCTTCAGGTGGGGGAGGCCGTGCTGGTGCAGTTCGATTTGAGTGCCTACACCGGTCCAGGGCTTCTTTTAGTCAGTTTTCTCGAAGATGCCAACGATGGGCGCACACTGGATCTTCATTATAACGACGCCCCTGGTTCAGGCGTTTTTGTCGGAGGGGGAACCAATGATGCGGCTGATATCGTGAATTTCCAGCTGTCGGATGGAGACTTGTTTGCGTTTGTGAATCCGAATACCAATGCCTCGCGGTTGACTCAGTTCACGCTCGACGTCATCCCTGAGCCGAGCAGCGGACTGTTGCTGGGATTTGGTGTGCTTTTGCTGAGCGGTTTTCGACGCCGTCGGACGGCTGGGTAA